Proteins found in one Lycium ferocissimum isolate CSIRO_LF1 chromosome 6, AGI_CSIRO_Lferr_CH_V1, whole genome shotgun sequence genomic segment:
- the LOC132059408 gene encoding alkane hydroxylase MAH1-like: protein MAIIGLGYIEIFLAILCFFLFHALKDAKGFPINWPIFGMLPGTLCHIKHIHERVTMTMRISGGTFLFKGPLFANMDMIASADPANVHYIMSENFMNFPKGPKFREIFDVLGDGIFNADLDLWKVQRKTARTLITHQQFYKFLVKTSREKVEKGLIPVLDHVCHKSVIVDLQDLFQRFTFDTTCILVTGYDPGCVSIDFPDVPFSKAMDDAEEVILARHVIPGVIWRLQKWLGIGEEKKLIKAVETMDNVIGSYISKKRDKLKKMEPDLKEDDEGFDLLTFYLKEGQNLGVNCDDRFLRDTILNLMIAGRDTTSSALTWFIWLVTKNPEVEKKLREEINSIIPKEEAGKWRLFNVNELNKLVYLHGALCDSLRLYPPVPFQHKEPLQEDILPSGHKVHPKMKILFSMYAMARMESIWGEDCLEFKPERWISERGTIKHEPSYKFLAFNAGPRTCLGKEVAFTQMKAVAATIIHNYQVELVEGHPIEPNASIILYMRHGFKVGISRRWPQ, encoded by the coding sequence atggcaaTAATAGGATTAGGTTACATTGAAATTTTCCTAGCAATACTAtgttttttcttgtttcatGCCCTGAAGGATGCAAAGGGATTCCCCATAAACTGGCCAATTTTTGGTATGTTACCAGGTACCCTTTGTCACATAAAACATATTCATGAAAGGGTCACCATGACCATGAGGATATCAGGGggcacttttttatttaaaggtCCCTTGTTTGCAAACATGGACATGATAGCATCTGCTGATCCAGCAAATGTTCACTACATCATGAgtgaaaatttcatgaatttcccaaAAGGACCAAAATTCAGGGAGATATTTGATGTTTTGGGAGATGGAATTTTTAACGCGGACTTGGATTTGTGGAAGGTCCAAAGGAAGACGGCTCGTACTTTGATCACTCACCAACAGTTTTACAAATTTCTAGTCAAGACTAGTCGCGAAAAAGTGGAGAAAGGGCTTATTCCAGTTCTTGATCATGTTTGTCACAAAAGTGTCATAGTGGACTTGCAAGATTTATTTCAAAGGTTCACTTTTGATACTACTTGTATATTGGTCACTGGATATGATCCTGGGTGTGTATCTATTGATTTCCCTGATGTTCCCTTCTCTAAAGCCATGGATGATGCTGAAGAAGTGATTCTCGCTAGACATGTCATACCTGGGGTAATATGGAGGCTACAaaaatggcttggaattggagaagaaaagaagttgattAAGGCTGTAGAAACGATGGATAATGTTATAGGCAGCTACATATCCAAAAAGCGCGATAAGTTGAAAAAAATGGAACCTGACTTGAAAGAGGACGATGAGGGGTTTGATCTTCTGACCTTTTATCTCAAAGAAGGTCAAAATTTGGGAGTGAATTGTGATGATAGGTTCTTGAGGGATACCATCTTGAACCTCATGATCGCGGGGCGTGACACGACTAGCTCAGCCCTCACATGGTTCATATGGCTTGTGACAAAAAATCCAGAAGTAGAGAAGAAATTAAGGGAAGAAATCAATTCAATTATCCCCAAAGAAGAAGCAGGAAAATGGAGGCTCTTCAATGTGAATGAATTGAACAAATTGGTTTATTTGCATGGTgcattatgtgattcactaaGGCTATATCCACCTGTTCCATTCCAACACAAAGAACCACTTCAAGAAGATATTCTCCCAAGTGGTcataaagttcatccaaagatGAAGATTCTGTTTTCAATGTATGCAATGGCGAGAATGGAGTCAATTTGGGGAGAAGATTGTTTAGAATTCAAGCCAGAGAGATGGATTTCAGAGAGAGGAACGATTAAGCATGAGCCTTCGTATAAATTCTTGGCTTTCAATGCAGGGCCAAGGACTTGTTTAGGGAAAGAAGTGGCTTTCACTCAAATGAAGGCTGTGGCTGCTACTATCATCCATAATTACCAAGTTGAACTTGTGGAAGGACACCCTATTGAACCTAATGCTTCTATTATTCTCTATATGAGACATGGTTTTAAAGTTGGGATTAGTAGGAGATGGCCTCAGTGA